One genomic region from Stackebrandtia nassauensis DSM 44728 encodes:
- a CDS encoding molybdopterin molybdotransferase MoeA, translating into MATLDWDSARNEVHLAASEAKLIPLRQKPSETDGATLAAPLTALTPLPAFDTSSVDGYAVRGPGPWRLTGRILAGQTASEIETGCAIEVATGAMVPRGLDAIVRLEDATVTGDKVTGTPRDKPEWRRVGEESELDEELLPAGTPVTPAVIGMAATAGYDTIEVRPKPRAAVLVFGDELASEGKPGNGRVRDALGPMMPNLLRRAGAAPVPGFCPRGPIEDNLDSHIAVLRAALDDADIVCTTGGTMHGPVDHLHPALTALGAKYVVNTVAVRPGFPMLVASLPGQRFVAGLPGNPQSAVVALASLVVPLIAGLSGRVLPPLPRVQLAADIPGRGPDTHLALVRQDATGLAHPLPHTGSSMLRGLASAVGFAVVEPGESGKAGQSVRLLPLPGGAG; encoded by the coding sequence ATGGCCACATTGGATTGGGATTCCGCGCGTAACGAGGTCCACCTCGCCGCCAGCGAAGCCAAGCTCATTCCCCTGCGTCAGAAACCTTCCGAGACCGACGGCGCCACCCTGGCCGCGCCGCTCACAGCACTGACACCGCTTCCCGCCTTCGACACCTCCAGTGTGGACGGATACGCGGTGCGCGGTCCGGGCCCGTGGCGGCTGACCGGCCGGATCCTGGCCGGGCAGACCGCGAGTGAGATCGAGACCGGCTGCGCCATCGAGGTCGCCACCGGCGCGATGGTGCCGCGCGGCCTGGATGCCATCGTCCGGCTGGAGGACGCCACGGTGACCGGCGACAAGGTCACCGGCACCCCGCGCGACAAACCCGAATGGCGCCGCGTCGGCGAGGAGTCGGAGCTCGACGAGGAACTGCTGCCCGCCGGAACCCCGGTCACCCCGGCGGTGATCGGCATGGCGGCCACCGCCGGATACGACACCATCGAGGTACGCCCCAAGCCGCGGGCCGCGGTGCTGGTGTTCGGCGACGAACTGGCCAGCGAGGGCAAGCCCGGCAACGGCCGGGTCCGCGACGCGCTCGGCCCGATGATGCCCAACCTGCTGCGCCGGGCCGGTGCCGCGCCGGTGCCGGGTTTCTGCCCCCGGGGCCCGATCGAGGACAATCTGGACTCCCACATCGCGGTGCTGCGCGCCGCCCTGGACGACGCCGACATCGTGTGCACCACCGGCGGCACCATGCACGGTCCCGTCGACCACCTGCACCCGGCGCTGACCGCGTTGGGCGCCAAGTACGTCGTCAACACCGTCGCGGTCCGGCCCGGTTTCCCGATGCTGGTCGCCAGCCTGCCGGGTCAGCGCTTCGTCGCGGGCCTGCCGGGCAACCCGCAGTCGGCGGTGGTCGCGCTGGCTTCGCTGGTCGTCCCGCTCATCGCGGGCCTGTCGGGCCGGGTCCTGCCGCCACTGCCCCGGGTGCAGCTGGCCGCCGACATCCCCGGACGCGGCCCCGACACCCACCTGGCCCTGGTGCGCCAGGACGCCACCGGGCTGGCGCATCCGTTGCCGCACACCGGTTCCTCGATGCTGCGCGGCCTGGCCTCGGCGGTCGGCTTCGCGGTCGTCGAACCGGGCGAGTCCGGCAAGGCGGGACAGAGCGTCCGGCTGCTGCCGTTGCCGGGAGGCGCGGGGTGA
- the moaC gene encoding cyclic pyranopterin monophosphate synthase MoaC codes for MVDVAAKDVTARIATAAARLNTTAEVIEALRGDTLPKGDATAAARLAGIMGAKKTPDLIPLCHPIALHGVKVELEFGDTFVDITTRTKTADRTGVEMEALTAAAVAGLTLIDMVKALDPAASLTDVRVLSKEGGKTGSWRRP; via the coding sequence ATGGTCGACGTCGCCGCCAAGGACGTCACCGCGCGCATCGCGACCGCCGCCGCGCGACTGAACACCACCGCCGAGGTCATCGAGGCCCTGCGCGGCGACACACTGCCCAAGGGCGACGCCACCGCCGCCGCCCGGCTCGCCGGGATCATGGGCGCGAAGAAGACCCCCGACCTCATTCCACTGTGTCATCCGATCGCGCTGCACGGCGTCAAGGTTGAGCTGGAGTTCGGCGACACCTTCGTCGACATCACCACCCGCACCAAGACCGCCGACCGCACCGGCGTCGAGATGGAGGCGCTGACGGCCGCCGCGGTGGCCGGGCTGACGCTCATCGACATGGTGAAGGCACTCGACCCGGCCGCGAGCCTGACCGACGTGCGGGTGCTGAGCAAGGAAGGCGGCAAGACCGGCTCGTGGAGGCGGCCGTGA
- a CDS encoding VOC family protein, with translation MNIELSTTFIAVDDHDKAIAFYRDVLGLEVRNDVGFENMRWVTVGAPTQPDVAIVLEPPIGDPNASEADKKAAAELLAKGLLRGVIFETDDVDATFERIRAAGGDVLQEPVDQPFGVRDCAFRDPAGNMLRFNQRK, from the coding sequence ATGAACATCGAACTGTCCACCACGTTCATCGCCGTCGACGACCACGACAAGGCGATCGCCTTCTACCGCGACGTCCTGGGCCTGGAGGTGCGCAACGACGTCGGCTTCGAGAACATGCGCTGGGTGACGGTCGGGGCTCCCACGCAGCCGGACGTCGCCATCGTCCTGGAGCCGCCGATCGGGGACCCGAACGCGTCGGAGGCCGACAAGAAGGCCGCCGCCGAACTGCTGGCCAAGGGGCTGCTGCGCGGCGTCATCTTCGAGACCGACGACGTCGACGCCACCTTCGAGCGGATCCGCGCCGCCGGAGGTGACGTGTTGCAGGAACCGGTCGACCAGCCGTTCGGCGTCCGCGACTGCGCCTTCCGCGACCCGGCGGGCAACATGCTGCGATTCAACCAGCGCAAGTAG
- a CDS encoding molybdenum cofactor biosynthesis protein MoaE, with amino-acid sequence MIHSEVTDAPISVTEHEKLVCGPSCGAVVSFAGVVRDHDHGRGVVKLHYEGHPDASRVLAEVAAEIAALEGIAAVAVSHRVGDLAIGDAALVAAVAGPHRAEVFAACARLVDEVKARLPIWKHQHFTDGTDEWVNCP; translated from the coding sequence GTGATCCACAGTGAAGTGACCGACGCCCCCATCTCGGTCACCGAACACGAGAAGTTGGTCTGTGGCCCGTCCTGTGGCGCGGTGGTGTCGTTCGCCGGAGTGGTGCGCGACCACGACCACGGTCGCGGCGTCGTGAAGCTCCACTATGAAGGGCATCCGGACGCGTCCCGCGTGCTGGCCGAGGTCGCGGCGGAGATCGCGGCCCTGGAAGGGATCGCGGCGGTGGCGGTGAGTCATCGCGTCGGCGACCTGGCCATCGGCGACGCCGCCCTGGTGGCGGCGGTCGCCGGTCCACATCGGGCGGAGGTCTTCGCGGCCTGCGCCCGACTCGTCGACGAGGTCAAGGCGCGGCTGCCGATCTGGAAGCACCAGCACTTCACCGACGGGACCGACGAATGGGTCAACTGTCCTTAA
- a CDS encoding MogA/MoaB family molybdenum cofactor biosynthesis protein produces MRARVIVASTRAASGVYEDTSGPLLRRALTEAANVDEAVVTVVPDGDEVRQAIAAALDEGVDVIITSGGTGLTSKDRTPEMTREFIDYEVPGVAEAIRARGLAAGVDSAILSRGIAGVAGSTFIVNLAGSQGAAKDGMAVLSNVLGHIVDQIHDGDH; encoded by the coding sequence GTGAGGGCGCGCGTCATCGTCGCGTCCACGCGAGCCGCGTCCGGGGTGTATGAGGACACCTCCGGGCCACTGCTGCGACGCGCGCTCACCGAGGCGGCGAACGTCGACGAGGCCGTCGTCACCGTCGTCCCCGACGGCGACGAGGTGCGGCAGGCGATCGCCGCCGCGCTCGACGAGGGCGTCGACGTCATCATCACCTCCGGGGGCACCGGTCTGACCTCCAAGGACCGCACCCCCGAGATGACCCGCGAGTTCATCGACTACGAGGTTCCCGGTGTCGCCGAGGCGATCCGCGCCCGCGGGCTCGCGGCCGGCGTCGACTCGGCGATCCTGTCGCGCGGCATCGCCGGGGTCGCGGGCAGCACCTTCATCGTCAACCTGGCCGGTTCCCAGGGGGCCGCCAAGGACGGCATGGCCGTCCTGTCGAACGTGCTCGGGCACATCGTTGACCAAATTCACGACGGGGACCACTGA
- a CDS encoding glycoside hydrolase family 6 protein translates to MKLKTVALAGLAAAAVALPVTLTLSAQAEDTGDPGTKAGEFYVDPDNNAATWVKENGDNPNAEKIKTSIADNVVAKWFGDWENIPVSEYVANAAEAGGAPVLVAYNMYQRDCGGQSGGGADSVEEYKTWIADFAKGVGDSDAYVILEPDALSQMVAGNCDMDVAARKELLAYGVDQFATNAPNAKVYLDAGNYSWPGDAGAIADALKDAGVEKIRGFAVNVSNHYKTDQSDEKAKQILDALGTESHYVVDTSRNGSGKTQDGEDSWCNPKGATLGETSTVGEGAQDARIWIKVPGDSDGDCGYGQGVPAGQFSEKLAMGLITGEYP, encoded by the coding sequence ATGAAACTGAAGACAGTGGCCCTGGCGGGCCTGGCGGCCGCGGCCGTGGCGCTACCGGTGACCTTGACCCTCTCGGCACAGGCCGAGGACACCGGCGACCCCGGCACCAAGGCGGGCGAGTTCTACGTCGACCCCGACAACAACGCCGCCACCTGGGTCAAGGAGAACGGCGACAACCCCAACGCCGAGAAGATCAAGACCTCCATCGCCGACAACGTCGTGGCCAAGTGGTTCGGCGACTGGGAGAACATCCCGGTCTCCGAGTACGTGGCCAACGCCGCCGAGGCCGGAGGCGCTCCGGTCCTGGTCGCGTACAACATGTACCAGCGTGACTGCGGCGGCCAGTCCGGCGGCGGCGCCGACTCCGTCGAGGAGTACAAGACCTGGATCGCCGACTTCGCCAAGGGCGTCGGCGACTCCGACGCCTACGTGATCCTGGAACCGGACGCGCTGTCCCAGATGGTCGCGGGCAACTGCGACATGGACGTCGCAGCCCGCAAGGAACTGCTGGCCTACGGCGTCGACCAGTTCGCGACCAACGCCCCCAACGCCAAGGTGTACCTGGACGCGGGCAACTACTCCTGGCCCGGCGACGCGGGCGCCATCGCGGACGCGCTGAAGGACGCCGGGGTCGAGAAGATCCGCGGCTTCGCGGTCAACGTCTCCAACCACTACAAGACCGACCAGTCGGACGAGAAGGCCAAGCAGATCCTCGACGCGCTGGGAACCGAGTCCCACTACGTCGTCGACACCAGCCGCAACGGCTCCGGCAAGACCCAGGACGGCGAGGACTCCTGGTGCAACCCGAAGGGCGCCACCCTCGGCGAGACCTCCACCGTCGGTGAAGGCGCCCAGGACGCGCGGATCTGGATCAAGGTCCCCGGCGACTCCGACGGCGACTGCGGCTACGGCCAGGGCGTCCCGGCCGGGCAGTTCTCCGAGAAACTCGCCATGGGTCTGATCACCGGCGAGTACCCCTAA
- a CDS encoding cytochrome P450, whose protein sequence is MRDAPFRADIDPFAATVHRLTEPDPVRAALRAAGPLVQVEAPAGGRVWIITTDELARAALADPHFAKDPAHAPDGWDRFTAGLEPTAAEQPALTTLDGPEHTALRRAHAPLLSAKRIAAQSDRVHAIARELLAGLAETTSTVDLMSDFTVRYPITVLLDLLGVPAEFVSRAVGACRRMICTDPAVQGAAIAEIAEIGAEGLSGTGLAAELRERLGEDASDRDLRYHLFALIFAGQLTTDASLGFLVADALRGDRPEPDVDALVRDTLREHPAAPFSLWRFTNADTEIAGFRLPARAPVLIDIMGINTDPDRAPGPDLTFGGGAHFCVGAQLAQLELRAVATVLRTDYPQARLAVPYEELRQLSPGGIQGIRLAALPILLRP, encoded by the coding sequence TTGCGTGACGCACCCTTCCGCGCTGACATCGACCCGTTCGCCGCGACCGTCCACCGGCTCACCGAACCCGACCCGGTGCGTGCCGCCCTGCGCGCCGCCGGACCGCTGGTCCAGGTCGAGGCCCCGGCCGGCGGCCGGGTGTGGATCATCACCACCGACGAGCTGGCCCGCGCCGCCCTGGCCGACCCCCACTTCGCCAAGGACCCGGCCCACGCCCCCGACGGCTGGGACCGGTTCACCGCCGGGCTCGAACCCACCGCCGCCGAGCAACCGGCGCTGACCACGCTCGACGGCCCCGAGCACACCGCACTGCGCCGGGCCCACGCCCCGCTGCTGTCGGCCAAACGCATCGCCGCCCAGTCCGACCGGGTGCACGCGATCGCCAGGGAACTGCTCGCCGGGCTCGCCGAGACCACCTCCACCGTGGACCTGATGAGCGACTTCACGGTCCGCTACCCCATCACCGTGCTGCTCGACCTGCTCGGCGTACCGGCCGAGTTCGTCTCCCGGGCCGTCGGCGCCTGCCGCCGGATGATCTGCACCGACCCGGCCGTGCAGGGCGCGGCGATCGCCGAGATCGCCGAGATCGGGGCCGAGGGGCTGAGCGGAACCGGCCTGGCCGCCGAACTGCGCGAACGGCTCGGTGAGGACGCCAGCGACCGGGACCTGCGCTACCACCTGTTCGCGCTGATCTTCGCCGGGCAGCTGACCACCGACGCGTCGCTGGGTTTCCTGGTCGCCGACGCGCTGCGTGGTGATCGACCCGAGCCGGACGTCGACGCGCTCGTGCGCGACACGCTGCGCGAACACCCCGCCGCGCCGTTCTCGCTGTGGCGGTTCACCAACGCCGACACCGAGATCGCCGGTTTCCGGCTGCCCGCCCGGGCGCCGGTGCTCATCGACATCATGGGCATCAACACCGACCCGGACCGCGCCCCCGGTCCGGACCTCACCTTCGGCGGCGGGGCCCACTTCTGCGTCGGCGCCCAGCTGGCACAGCTGGAGCTGCGGGCCGTCGCCACGGTGCTGCGCACCGACTACCCCCAGGCCCGGCTGGCGGTGCCGTACGAGGAGCTGCGGCAGCTGTCGCCCGGCGGTATCCAGGGGATCCGGCTGGCGGCACTGCCGATACTGCTGCGGCCGTGA
- a CDS encoding TetR/AcrR family transcriptional regulator: MPTASDKPVRSGRPPRLSRAEIIAAAKRIVERDGVEKLTMRLLAREVGSAPMALYHHVRDKRELLLALLDDLAERVPRPELPDDPVERIIAATVAIHDGLLEFPWMVRILAEGDLLSPKALWFPEAVIDAGIRAGLSEGEAVHAYRSVWYFTVGELIVRTAARERVGVPTYQAEVFQELDPRRTPRLAAISDRWLSWQLADTFRPGLRAIVDGLLRAVRGGGCSD; the protein is encoded by the coding sequence ATGCCGACAGCCTCCGACAAACCCGTCCGCAGTGGCCGCCCGCCGCGGCTGTCGCGCGCGGAGATCATCGCCGCCGCGAAACGGATCGTGGAGCGGGACGGGGTGGAGAAGCTGACGATGCGGCTGCTGGCCCGGGAGGTCGGCAGCGCGCCGATGGCGCTGTACCACCACGTCCGGGACAAGCGGGAGTTGCTGTTGGCGCTGCTGGACGACCTCGCCGAACGGGTGCCGCGGCCGGAACTGCCCGACGACCCGGTCGAACGGATCATCGCCGCGACGGTGGCGATCCACGACGGCCTGCTGGAGTTCCCGTGGATGGTGCGGATCCTGGCCGAAGGGGATCTGTTGTCCCCCAAGGCGTTGTGGTTCCCCGAGGCGGTCATCGACGCGGGCATCCGGGCGGGACTGTCGGAAGGCGAGGCGGTTCACGCCTATCGGTCGGTGTGGTACTTCACGGTCGGCGAGCTGATCGTGCGCACGGCGGCGCGGGAGCGGGTCGGGGTGCCGACGTACCAGGCGGAGGTGTTCCAGGAGCTGGATCCGCGGCGGACTCCCCGGCTGGCGGCGATCTCGGACCGGTGGTTGTCCTGGCAGCTGGCCGACACCTTCCGGCCGGGGCTGCGGGCGATTGTGGACGGTTTGCTGAGGGCGGTTAGGGGTGGCGGGTGTTCGGACTAG
- a CDS encoding ATP-binding protein — protein sequence MVEAFFGGRWAGKALDRVGQQFRTAVLGTEVQRALVQAVAAAVKRAAEILHGEDEVGAENLVRCLMERDSRELPLVDGTRLGELRTAVGPWVRDVFVPVNGEFSDEWGDGLDGGQPAEAHEELSTEIDELCEVLSAEIVAAVRENAETGGGELRGIWSGYQYEVTHRQLEELVEERRLYGELSEGLWIGGDGVPARVAGGGLGPSRIDYGRISTSADHFVGRVEQLAELESLRASGMVGMVCSVGGFGGVGKTALVSAFAKSVADEYPDGLVFVDFQSYPETDRALRAEDVLPGLLKLGCGMTAPVVDRMSREEQFASWHAVIDGRRMIFLWDNVFEDEQIEPLRARGEGSLTLITSRNRFHVDGARMLDLDVLPLSDAVAMFAEIAGADRCGDVEAVKRIANACDRVPVLIGAMAAKLMTGIKTLSELDIEVAELPDARTKARVFSILDDAYLCLSPIQQEIYELLGTHPGRYLTVGTVAVMLEQALGHEVSLEEAVDALDALVARRLADPHRGEVVPEGLAEFAYTAHDVILDHAQYLAVSVAGKFTNRFNVLCAYYGMRLDEHRENEDRSWFIAEHTALLAVFTSVTDYPEVTMKLGNKLDFWGAISDAKSCFEHVYDIYREAGNRMGEAEVLVLLGAVSPVASATDDPVSYLQRAYDIYLDEGEVVKAINCRLRIAMLTADDHMAISALGELSDLFPETFVETTDDENGRGAGLAYRRLHDHVLINGGDNIAGATLLALASMVLGSDEHSHTRAEYEEATGPQEEPDF from the coding sequence ATGGTGGAAGCGTTCTTCGGCGGGCGGTGGGCTGGAAAGGCTCTCGACAGGGTCGGCCAGCAGTTTCGTACGGCGGTGCTGGGGACGGAGGTGCAGCGGGCGTTGGTGCAGGCCGTGGCTGCGGCGGTGAAGCGGGCGGCGGAGATCTTGCACGGGGAGGATGAGGTGGGGGCGGAGAATCTGGTTCGGTGCCTCATGGAACGGGACTCGCGGGAGTTGCCGCTTGTGGACGGGACGCGGTTGGGGGAGCTGCGGACGGCGGTGGGGCCTTGGGTGCGGGATGTCTTTGTGCCGGTAAATGGGGAGTTTTCGGATGAATGGGGCGACGGGTTGGATGGGGGACAGCCCGCTGAAGCGCATGAGGAGCTGTCGACGGAGATCGATGAGCTGTGTGAAGTCTTGTCGGCCGAGATCGTGGCGGCTGTCCGGGAGAACGCGGAGACGGGTGGTGGTGAGCTGCGGGGGATATGGAGCGGGTACCAGTATGAGGTCACGCATCGGCAGTTGGAGGAGCTTGTTGAGGAGCGGCGGCTTTATGGTGAGCTGAGTGAGGGACTGTGGATTGGTGGCGATGGCGTACCGGCGCGGGTAGCTGGCGGTGGCCTGGGTCCAAGCCGGATCGACTATGGACGCATCTCTACTTCGGCTGACCACTTTGTAGGCCGAGTTGAGCAGCTGGCCGAACTGGAGTCGCTGCGTGCCAGCGGCATGGTCGGCATGGTGTGCTCGGTCGGGGGTTTTGGAGGCGTTGGCAAGACCGCGTTGGTATCGGCTTTTGCCAAGTCTGTGGCCGACGAGTATCCAGACGGGTTGGTGTTCGTTGATTTTCAGTCGTATCCGGAGACGGATAGGGCGCTGCGGGCCGAGGATGTCCTGCCTGGACTTCTGAAGCTGGGGTGTGGCATGACGGCGCCGGTTGTTGACCGGATGAGCCGTGAAGAGCAGTTCGCGAGTTGGCATGCGGTGATTGACGGACGTCGCATGATCTTTTTGTGGGACAACGTTTTCGAGGATGAGCAGATCGAACCGTTGCGCGCGCGGGGCGAGGGAAGCCTGACGCTGATCACCAGCCGGAATCGGTTCCATGTGGATGGTGCTCGCATGTTGGACCTGGACGTCTTGCCGCTGTCGGACGCCGTCGCCATGTTCGCCGAGATCGCGGGAGCGGATCGGTGCGGCGATGTCGAAGCTGTCAAGCGGATCGCCAACGCGTGCGATCGAGTTCCGGTGCTGATCGGTGCGATGGCCGCGAAGCTGATGACCGGGATCAAGACTCTGTCGGAATTGGACATCGAGGTGGCCGAGCTACCCGATGCCCGCACGAAAGCGCGGGTCTTCAGTATCCTTGATGACGCCTATCTTTGCCTGTCGCCGATACAGCAGGAGATCTACGAGCTGCTTGGCACTCACCCTGGTCGATATTTGACGGTGGGTACCGTTGCCGTGATGCTAGAGCAGGCCTTGGGGCACGAGGTCAGTCTCGAAGAAGCAGTTGATGCTTTGGACGCGTTGGTGGCGCGTCGGCTCGCTGACCCGCATCGAGGCGAAGTCGTGCCAGAGGGGTTGGCGGAGTTCGCTTACACGGCACATGACGTGATCCTTGATCACGCGCAGTACCTTGCGGTATCTGTCGCCGGCAAGTTCACGAATCGTTTCAACGTCCTTTGTGCCTACTATGGAATGCGGCTTGACGAACATCGGGAGAATGAGGACCGGTCCTGGTTTATCGCCGAGCATACTGCTCTCTTGGCGGTATTCACAAGTGTCACCGACTATCCGGAAGTCACTATGAAACTGGGAAATAAGCTGGACTTCTGGGGGGCCATCTCCGACGCCAAATCATGCTTTGAACATGTCTACGACATTTATCGCGAAGCCGGGAACCGAATGGGAGAAGCCGAAGTATTGGTACTACTTGGTGCCGTCTCTCCCGTGGCCAGCGCGACAGATGATCCGGTCAGTTACCTTCAAAGGGCTTATGACATCTATCTAGATGAAGGTGAAGTAGTCAAGGCCATCAATTGTCGCCTCCGCATTGCAATGCTGACCGCCGACGATCACATGGCGATATCCGCGCTTGGTGAACTAAGCGATCTTTTTCCGGAGACCTTCGTTGAGACTACGGACGATGAGAACGGTCGTGGGGCAGGGTTGGCGTATCGACGACTTCACGATCACGTCCTCATAAATGGTGGTGACAACATCGCGGGCGCGACATTGCTTGCGCTCGCAAGCATGGTGCTGGGGAGTGACGAACATTCACATACGCGAGCCGAGTACGAGGAAGCGACTGGTCCCCAGGAAGAGCCAGACTTCTAG
- a CDS encoding helix-turn-helix transcriptional regulator: MILEDLVRLRRARDTMDREYDKPLDVPALARVALMSPGHFSRSFRAAYGETPYSYLMTRRIERAKALLRKGDLSVTEVCFAVGCTSLGSFSSRFTELVGESPSAYRARDHADAAAIPPCVAKVYTRPVRNGEAKPPGQP, encoded by the coding sequence GTGATCTTGGAAGACCTGGTCCGGCTGCGCCGCGCTCGCGACACGATGGACCGCGAGTACGACAAACCGCTGGACGTCCCGGCGCTGGCCCGGGTCGCGCTCATGTCGCCGGGTCACTTCTCGCGCAGCTTCCGGGCCGCGTACGGCGAGACGCCCTACAGCTACCTGATGACCCGCCGCATCGAACGCGCCAAGGCGCTGCTGCGCAAGGGCGACCTGTCGGTCACCGAGGTCTGCTTCGCCGTCGGCTGTACCTCGCTGGGGTCCTTCAGTTCCCGGTTCACCGAACTCGTCGGCGAGAGCCCCAGCGCCTACCGCGCCCGCGACCACGCCGACGCCGCCGCCATCCCACCGTGCGTCGCCAAGGTGTACACCCGTCCGGTCAGGAATGGAGAAGCGAAGCCCCCTGGCCAGCCGTAA